Proteins encoded together in one Solidesulfovibrio fructosivorans JJ] window:
- the mreC gene encoding rod shape-determining protein MreC, whose product MASFWTRYLYFVGIRQQNEELRQELAAAKDELSRLRENASEVERLHRLLSMTPPGDWTRQGARVISHRLGPNAALETFLIDKGSASGVTTNTPVVSPDGVVGRVLRYSPSAATVLLITDPNSRIPVLSQANRTQGILKGEGPGHELILEYVPQGAPIEEGEVLVTSGLEEIFPKGMPVARVTSVGRYGASLFQLIHAAPLFDPLRLEEVALLFRTSAAGQPGSVAADKAARYPKSPAAIAPATRPGDGQKPADVPKTPAAAARQEGVAPASAPQAVKAAPADGQKHETAPADRGERKKRRKPPRHATGQ is encoded by the coding sequence GTGGCGTCGTTTTGGACCCGCTACCTGTATTTCGTGGGCATCCGGCAGCAAAACGAAGAGCTGCGTCAGGAGCTTGCGGCCGCGAAAGACGAGCTGTCCAGGCTTCGCGAGAACGCCTCGGAAGTGGAGCGCCTGCACCGGCTGTTGTCCATGACTCCGCCCGGCGATTGGACGCGCCAGGGGGCGCGCGTCATTTCCCATCGCCTGGGGCCCAACGCCGCCCTGGAAACGTTTCTCATCGACAAGGGCAGCGCCTCGGGCGTGACCACCAATACCCCCGTCGTCTCTCCGGACGGGGTGGTGGGACGCGTGCTGCGCTATTCTCCGAGCGCGGCCACGGTGCTGCTCATCACCGACCCCAACAGCCGCATCCCCGTGCTTTCCCAAGCCAACCGCACCCAGGGCATCCTCAAGGGCGAGGGCCCCGGCCACGAGCTGATCCTCGAGTACGTGCCCCAGGGCGCGCCCATCGAGGAAGGGGAGGTCCTGGTCACTTCGGGCCTGGAGGAGATTTTCCCCAAGGGCATGCCCGTGGCCAGGGTGACGTCCGTGGGGCGCTACGGGGCTTCGCTTTTCCAGCTTATCCACGCCGCGCCGCTGTTCGATCCGTTGCGCCTTGAGGAAGTGGCCCTGCTGTTCCGGACGTCCGCCGCGGGCCAGCCCGGCTCCGTCGCCGCGGACAAGGCGGCCCGCTATCCCAAGTCCCCGGCGGCCATCGCCCCGGCCACGCGTCCCGGCGACGGGCAAAAGCCGGCCGACGTGCCCAAGACGCCAGCCGCGGCCGCGCGCCAGGAAGGCGTCGCCCCCGCTTCCGCGCCCCAGGCGGTCAAGGCCGCCCCCGCCGACGGACAAAAGCACGAGACCGCCCCCGCCGACAGGGGCGAGCGCAAAAAACGCCGGAAGCCGCCCCGGCACGCGACAGGCCAATGA